A genomic region of Raphanus sativus cultivar WK10039 chromosome 6, ASM80110v3, whole genome shotgun sequence contains the following coding sequences:
- the LOC130496222 gene encoding probable inactive beta-glucosidase 25 isoform X1 codes for MKQRSRRDPSEISTEPIDDKPATAKYPVCADGLRKVLKYIKENNKYREIMVTENGYKETLGEKDVLPDALSDSNRKYYHETSHGITWSSLGGNDYPGDDMFDAQSVTRSSLMSSRMVFH; via the exons atgaaaCAAAGATCAAGAAGAGATCCATCTGAAATATCAACTGAACCGATAGACGATAAG CCGGCTACTGCCAAATATCCAGTGTGTGCTGATGGATTAAGAAAAGTTTTGAAATACATCAAAGAGAACAATAAGTACCGAGAGATCATGGTCACTGAGAATG GGTACAAGGAGACACTTGGAGAGAAAGATGTACTGCCGGATGCGCTCAGCGACAGTAACAGGAAGTATTACCATGAGACATCTCATGGCATTACATGGAGCAGTCTG GGAGGTAATGACTATCCGGGGGATGACATGTTCGACGCTCAGAGTGTTACGAGAAGCTCTCTAATGTCGTCCAGAATGGTGTTCCATTGA
- the LOC130496222 gene encoding probable inactive beta-glucosidase 25 isoform X2 — protein MKQRSRRDPSEISTEPIDDKPATAKYPVCADGLRKVLKYIKENNKYREIMVTENGYKETLGEKDVLPDALSDSNRKYYHETSHGITWSSLLW, from the exons atgaaaCAAAGATCAAGAAGAGATCCATCTGAAATATCAACTGAACCGATAGACGATAAG CCGGCTACTGCCAAATATCCAGTGTGTGCTGATGGATTAAGAAAAGTTTTGAAATACATCAAAGAGAACAATAAGTACCGAGAGATCATGGTCACTGAGAATG GGTACAAGGAGACACTTGGAGAGAAAGATGTACTGCCGGATGCGCTCAGCGACAGTAACAGGAAGTATTACCATGAGACATCTCATGGCATTACATGGAGCAGTCTG CTATGGTAG
- the LOC108807249 gene encoding pentatricopeptide repeat-containing protein At1g12300, mitochondrial-like encodes MMMMRRSRISTFRLVRPRSPETGTLRNAFVQIPYEFFCERGFSGGVKSSDRKISSYKERLRSGIVGIKKDDAVALFQSMIRSRPLPTVIDFSRLLSGIAKTKQYNLVLALCKQMESSGVAHNIYTLSIVINCFCRLQKLGFAFSVMGKMLKLGYEPDTITFSTLINGLCLQGRVSQAVELVDRMVEMKVVPNLIILNTLVNGLSLQGGLSEAMALIDRMMANGCHPDQFTYGPVMNRMCKSGNTALALDLHRKVKPHVVTYNIIIDSLCKDGSLEDALSLFNDMETKGFKADVFTYTSLIGGLCNAGRWDDGAQLLRDMIKREITPNVVTFNALIDCFVKEGKLNEAKELYNEMITRGIDPDIFTYTSLIYGLCNEKRLDEANQMLDLMVSKGCDPDIVTFTTLINGYCKAKRVDDGMRLFRKMSRRGVVADTVTYSTLIQGFCQSGQLDVAKELFQEMVSEGVHPNIMTYGILLDGLCDNGELEEALGILDKMHNCKTELDIGIYTIIIHGMCNASKVDDAWDLFCSLPSKGVKPDVKTYTIMIGGLCKKGSLSEAGLLFRMMEEDGIAPDSGTYNTLIRAHLRDGDLATSAKLIEEMKSCGFSADASTIKIVLDMLSDGRMKKSFLDMLS; translated from the coding sequence atgatgatgatgagacgGAGTCGTATTTCTACTTTCAGATTGGTTCGTCCCCGTTCGCCTGAGACAGGCACTCTGAGAAATGCTTTCGTCCAAATCCCATACGAGTTCTTCTGCGAGCGAGGCTTTTCTGGTGGTGTCAAGAGCAGCGATAGAAAGATCTCTTCTTACAAAGAGAGATTGAGAAGTGGGATTGTCGGTATCAAGAAAGATGATGCTGTTGCTCTCTTCCAGTCCATGATTCGGTCTCGTCCTCTCCCTACGGTCATAGATTTCAGTAGATTGCTTAGTGGTATTGCTAAAACAAAACAGTATAATCTCGTTTTAGCTCTCTGCAAGCAGATGGAATCTAGTGGGGTTGCACATAACATCTACACCCTGAGTATTGTGATCAATTGCTTCTGTCGTCTCCAAAAACTCGGTTTTGCTTTTTCTGTTATGGGAAAGATGTTGAAACTTGGGTATGAGCCCGACACAATCACATTCTCTACTTTGATTAACGGTTTATGTCTCCAAGGTCGAGTTTCCCAAGCTGTGGAGTTAGTTGATCGTATGGTTGAAATGAAGGTTGTTCCAAATCTCATCATACTTAACACTCTTGTCAATGGCCTTTCTCTCCAAGGTGGACTGTCTGAAGCAATGGCTTTGATAGATCGTATGATGGCTAATGGATGTCATCCCGATCAGTTTACCTATGGTCCGGTCATGAACAGAATGTGTAAGTCTGGAAACACTGCCTTGGCTTTGGATCTGCATAGAAAGGTCAAGCCTCACGTAGTCACATACAACATCATCATCGATAGTCTTTGCAAAGATGGGAGTCTCGAAGATGCACTCAGCCTTTTCAATGATATGGAAACTAAAGGATTCAAAGCAGATGTATTTACCTACACCTCTCTCATTGGAGGCTTGTGTAACGCTGGAAGATGGGATGATGGTGCACAGTTGCTAAGAGATATGATTAAAAGGGAAATCACCCCTAACGTTGTCACTTTCAATGCGTTGATTGATTGTTTTGTGAAAGAGGGAAAGCTTAACGAGGCTAAGGAATTGTACAATGAGATGATCACAAGAGGCATTGATCCTGATATCTTTACATATACTTCTTTGATATATGGGCTGTGCAATGAAAAGCGCTTAGATGAAGCCAACCAGATGCTGGATCTTATGGTTAGCAAGGGATGCGATCCTGACATCGTAACGTTTACTACCCTTATAAATGGATACTGTAAGGCTAAACGTGTTGATGATGGTATGAGACTTTTCCGCAAAATGTCTCGAAGAGGAGTGGTTGCTGATACAGTCACTTATAGCACTCTCATCCAAGGCTTTTGTCAATCTGGACAACTTGATGTTGCCAAGGAACTTTTCCAGGAGATGGTTTCTGAAGGTGTTCATCCAAATATCATGACTTACGGTATTTTGCTGGATGGGTTGTGTGACAATGGAGAACTAGAAGAGGCATTGGGAATACTTGATAAAATGCACAATTGTAAGACCGAACTTGATATTGGTATATATACCATCATCATTCACGGGATGTGCAATGCTAGTAAGGTCGACGATGCTTGGGATTTATTCTGCAGCCTACCTTCGAAAGGAGTGAAGCCTGACGTCAAAACATATACTATTATGATTGGAGGATTATGTAAGAAAGGATCGCTGTCTGAAGCGGGTCTATTGTTTAGGATGATGGAAGAAGATGGGATTGCGCCAGATAGTGGTACGTACAACACTCTTATCAGGGCACATCTCCGAGATGGAGACTTAGCGACATCAGCTAAACTTATAGAAGAAATGAAGAGTTGTGGGTTCTCAGCAGATGCTTCCACGATAAAGATTGTTCTGGATATGTTATCGGATGGTAGAATGAAGAAAAGCTTTCTGGATATGCTTTCTTAG
- the LOC108812962 gene encoding pentatricopeptide repeat-containing protein At1g12300, mitochondrial encodes MLCRRLVIEPRSIPLSSVGGTLTTPFLGRAFSGGVSSTSSDRKMSSRYKERLRGGLVNIKKDDAVALFQSMIMSRPLPTVIDFSRLFSGIAKTKQYDLVLDLCKQMESSGAAHNIYTLNIMINCFCRRRKLGFAFSAMGKMLKLGYEPTTITFSTLINGLCLKGLVSHAVELVDRMVEMKVVPNLIILNTLVNGLCLQGRVSEAMSLIDRMMDNGCHPDQFTYGPVLNRMCKSGNTASALDLLRKIKPHVVTYSMVIDSLCKDGRLEDALSLFNEMDTKGIKADVITYNSLIGGFCSVGRWDDGAQLLRDMITREITPNVVTFNALIDCFVKEGKLNEAKELYNEMITRGTDPDIFTYNSLVYGLCMEKRLDEANQMLDLMVSKGCDPDVVTYNILINGYCKAKLADEGMGLFRKMSLRGVVVNTVTYNTLIQGFCQSRKLSVAKELFQEMVSQGVHPNIVTYKILLDGLCDNGEVEEALGILDKMHKSKTELDIGIYNIIIHGMCNANKVDDAWDLFCSLPLRGVKLDVKTYNIMIGGLCKKGSLSEAGLLFRMMGEDGIAPDSGTYNTLIRTHLRDSDSETSAKLIEEMKSCGFSADASTIKIVMDMLSDGRMKKSFLDTLS; translated from the coding sequence ATGTTGTGTCGGAGATTGGTAATTGAGCCTCGTAGTATCCCTCTGAGTAGTGTTGGAGGTACTCTTACAACTCCTTTCCTTGGAAGAGCCTTTTCTGGAGGTGTCAGCAGCACCAGCAGTGATAGGAAGATGTCTTCTCGTTACAAAGAGAGATTGAGAGGTGGTCTCGTCAATATCAAGAAAGATGATGCTGTTGCTCTGTTTCAGTCCATGATTATGTCTCGTCCTCTTCCTACGGTCATTGATTTCAGTAGATTGTTTAGTGGTATTGCTAAAACAAAACAGTATGATCTCGTGTTGGATCTCTGCAAGCAGATGGAATCTAGTGGGGCTGCACATAACATCTACACTCTCAACATTATGATCAATTGCTTCTGCCGTCGCCGGAAACTTGGTTTTGCTTTTTCTGCTATGGGAAAGATGTTGAAACTTGGATATGAGCCTACCACAATCACATTCTCTACTTTGATTAATGGTTTATGTCTCAAGGGTCTAGTTTCCCACGCTGTGGAGTTAGTTGATCGTATGGTTGAAATGAAGGTTGTTCCAAATCTCATCATACTTAACACTCTTGTCAATGGTCTTTGTCTCCAAGGTAGAGTGTCTGAAGCAATGTCTTTGATAGATCGAATGATGGATAACGGATGTCACCCCGATCAGTTTACCTATGGTCCGGTTTTGAACAGAATGTGTAAGTCAGGTAACACTGCCTCGGCCTTGGATCTGCTCAGAAAGATCAAGCCTCACGTAGTCACATACAGCATGGTTATCGATAGTCTTTGCAAAGATGGGAGGCTCGAAGATGCACTCAGCCTTTTCAACGAAATGGACACCAAAGGAATCAAAGCAGATGTCATAACCTACAACTCTCTCATAGGAGGCTTCTGTAGTGTCGGTAGATGGGATGACGGAGCACAGTTGCTAAGGGATATGATTACAAGGGAAATCACCCCTAACGTTGTCACTTTCAATGCGTTGATTGATTGTTTTGTTAAAGAGGGAAAGCTTAACGAGGCTAAGGAATTGTACAATGAGATGATCACAAGAGGCACTGATCCTGATATCTTTACATATAATTCTTTGGTATATGGATTGTGCATGGAGAAGCGCTTAGATGAAGCCAACCAGATGCTGGATCTTATGGTTAGCAAGGGATGCGATCCTGATGTCGTGACTTATAATATCCTTATAAATGGATATTGTAAGGCTAAACTGGCTGATGAAGGTATGGGACTCTTCCGCAAAATGTCTCTTAGAGGAGTAGTTGTAAATACAGTCACTTATAACACTCTCATCCAAGGCTTTTGTCAATCGCGAAAACTTAGTGTCGCCAAGGAACTCTTCCAGGAGATGGTTTCTCAAGGTGTTCATCCTAATATTGTGACCTACAAAATTTTGCTGGATGGGTTGTGTGACAATGGAGAAGTAGAAGAGGCTTTGGGAATACTTGATAAAATGCACAAGAGTAAGACCGAACTTGATATTGGTATCTATAATATCATCATTCACGGGATGTGCAATGCAAATAAGGTCGATGATGCTTGGGATCTATTCTGCAGCCTCCCTCTTAGAGGAGTGAAGCTTGATGTCAAAACATACAATATAATGATTGGGGGATTATGTAAGAAAGGCTCGCTGTCTGAAGCGGGTCTATTGTTTAGGATGATGGGAGAGGATGGGATTGCGCCAGATAGTGGTACGTACAACACTCTTATCAGGACACATCTCCGAGATAGTGACTCAGAGACATCAGCTAAACTTATAGAAGAAATGAAGAGTTGTGGGTTCTCAGCAGATGCTTCCACGATAAAGATTGTTATGGATATGTTATCGGATGGTAGAATGAAGAAAAGCTTTCTGGATACGCTTTCTTAG
- the LOC108812963 gene encoding UDP-galactose/UDP-glucose transporter 3, with protein MESHGTGLRRVLLLSFCVAGIWAAYIYQGVLQETLSTKRFGEDEKRFEHLAFLNLAQNVVCLVWSFIMIKLWSNGGSGGAPWWTYWSAGITNTIGPAMGIEALKYISYPAQVLAKSSKMIPVMLMGSLVYGIRYTLPEYLCTFLVAGGVSMFALLKTSSKTISKLANPNAPLGYGLCFLNLAFDGFTNATQDSITARYPKTSAWDIMLGMNLWGTIYNMVYMFGLPHGSGFEAVQFCKQHPEAAWDILMYCLCGAVGQNFIFLTISRFGSLANTTITTTRKFVSIVVSSVLSGNPLSSKQWGCVSMVFGGLSYQIYLKWRKLQRTQKKKKT; from the exons ATGGAATCTCACGGCACCGGTCTCCGGCGAGTTCTGTTGTTATCGTTCTGCGTCGCCGGGATCTGGGCTGCCTACATTTACCAAGGCGTTCTTCAGGAAACCCT GTCCACGAAGAGATTTGGGGAAGATGAGAAGAGATTCGAGCATCTTGCGTTTCTGAACTTGGCTCAGAATGTGGTCTGCTTGGTTTGGTCTTTTATAA TGATTAAGCTGTGGTCCAATGGAGGTAGTGGTGGAGCTCCATGGTGGACGTACTGGAGTGCTGGCATTACTAATACCATTGGTCCTGCCATGGGTATCGAAGCTCTCAAGTATATTAGTTATCCTGCTCAG GTCCTGGCAAAGTCTTCTAAAATGATTCCAG TCATGTTGATGGGGTCCTTAGTTTATGGCATAAGATACACTTTGCCTGAGTATCTTTGCACCTTTCTTGTTGCCGGAGGAGTGTCCATGTTTGCCCTTCTTAAG ACTAGCTCAAAGACCATCAGCAAGCTAGCAAATCCAAATGCTCCTCTTGGTTACGGCCTCTGCTTCTTGAACCTCGCCTTTGACGGGTTCACAAACGCCACCCAAGATTCTATTACCGCAAGGTACCCGAAAACCAGCGCGTGGGACATAATGCTGGGAATGAACTTATGGGGAACCATATACAACATGGTCTACATGTTTGGTCTGCCACACGGGAGCGGATTCGAAGCTGTGCAGTTCTGCAAGCAACACCCTGAGGCAGCATGGGACATTCTCATGTACTGTCTGTGCGGTGCGGTGGGACAAAACTTCATCTTCTTGACGATAAGCAGATTCGGGTCTCTAGCTAACACGACCATAACGACAACGAGGAAGTTTGTAAGCATCGTGGTGTCTTCAGTTCTGAGCGGGAATCCGTTGTCGTCCAAACAGTGGGGATGTGTGTCGATGGTGTTTGGTGGTTTGTCTTACCAAATTTACTTGAAATGGAGGAAGCTGCAGAGAacgcagaagaagaaaaagacttGA
- the LOC108806233 gene encoding probable serine/threonine-protein kinase PBL2, which translates to MGNCLDSSAKVDSSNHSPHANSGSSASKVSSNTSRSTGPSGRSTSSYSTGSSSLGSSLQTQPRTEGEILSSPNLKAFSFNELKNATKNFRPDSLLGEGGFGCVFKGWIDETTLTASRPGSGIVVAVKKLKPEGFQGHKEWLTEVNYLGQLSHPNLVLLVGYCLEGENRLLVYEFMPKGSLENHLFRRGAQPLTWAIRMKVAVGAAKGLNFLHEAKSQVIYRDFKAANILLDAEFNAKLSDFGLAKAGPTGDNTHVTTKVMGTQGYAAPEYIATGRLTAKSDVYSFGVVLLELISGRRAMENSNGGVEYSLVDWAKPYLDDKRKLFRIMDTKLGGQYPQKGALAAAGLALQCLNPDAKLRPKMSEVLVTLEQLESAAKPGGNKHTQMESPRARHCSGMQKSPVRFGQDRPMQHITPGASPLPSYSKSPRVR; encoded by the exons ATGGGTAATTGCTTAGATTCATCAGCTAAGGTGGATAGCAGCAACCATAGTCCACATGCTAATTCTG GTTCGTCCGCGTCGAAAGTCTCTAGCAACACAAGCCGTTCAACGGGTCCTTCAGGAAGAAGCACAAGCTCTTACAGCACAGGAAGCAGTAGTTTAGGATCATCATTACAAACGCAGCCAAGAACAGAAGGAGAGATACTTTCATCTCCGAATCTAAAAGCTTTCTCTTTCAACGAACTAAAGAACGCAACTAAGAACTTCCGTCCTGATAGTCTACTGGGCGAAGGAGGTTTCGGCTGTGTATTCAAAGGATGGATTGATGAAACAACTCTCACTGCTTCACGACCTGGTTCTGGTATCGTTGTTGCTGTTAAGAAGCTTAAGCCTGAAGGTTTCCAAGGTCATAAAGAGTGGTTG ACTGAAGTGAACTATCTTGGTCAACTTAGTCACCCAAATCTTGTATTACTAGTTGGTTATTGCCTAGAAGGCGAGAACCGGCTCCTTGTATATGAGTTCATGCCTAAAGGAAGCTTGGAGAATCATCTTTTTAGAC GTGGTGCACAGCCACTTACATGGGCGATAAGGATGAAAGTGGCAGTAGGTGCAGCTAAAGGGCTTAATTTTCTACATGAAGCAAAGTCACAAGTGATATATAGAGACTTTAAAGCTGCTAACATTCTACTCGACGCT GAGTTCAATGCTAAGCTTTCAGATTTCGGTTTGGCTAAAGCAGGTCCTACTGGTGATAACACACATGTGACCACAAAGGTTATGGGTACTCAAGGATATGCAGCTCCTGAATATATAGCCACAG GTAGATTAACGGCAAAGAGTGATGTGTACAGCTTTGGTGTGGTACTACTGGAACTCATATCAGGAAGACGTGCCATGGAAAACTCAAATGGAGGAGTTGAATATAGTCTTGTGGACTGGGCTAAACCTTACCTTGACGATAAGCGAAAGCTTTTCCGCATAATGGACACAAAACTAGGCGGCCAGTATCCACAAAAGGGAGCTCTCGCAGCTGCAGGCCTCGCGTTGCAGTGCTTAAACCCTGATGCAAAGCTCAGGCCAAAAATGTCAGAGGTTTTAGTCACGTTAGAGCAGCTGGAATCCGCTGCTAAACCTGGAGGTAATAAACACACGCAAATGGAATCTCCAAGAGCTCGTCATTGCTCTGGTATGCAGAAATCTCCGGTAAGATTTGGTCAAGATCGGCCTATGCAGCACATAACTCCTGGTGCATCGCCTTTGCCTTCTTATAGTAAGTCTCCACGTGTAAGATGA
- the LOC108807379 gene encoding ubiquitin-conjugating enzyme E2 1, with product MSTPARKRLMRDFKRLQQDPPAGISGAPQDNNIMLWNAVIFGPDDTPWDGGTFKLSLHFSEDYPNKPPTVRFVSRMFHPNIYADGSICLDILQNQWSPIYDVAAILTSIQSLLCDPNPNSPANSEAARMYSESKREYNRRVRDVVEQSWTAD from the exons ATGTCGACTCCAGCAAGGAAGAGGTTGATGAGGGATTTCAAGAGGTTGCAGCAAGACCCACCTGCTGGTATTAGCGGTGCTCCTCAAGACAACAATATCATGCTCTGGAACGCTGTCATTTTCGG GCCTGATGATACCCCATGGGATGGAG GCACTTTCAAGCTCTCACTCCACTTCTCTGAAGACTATCCAAATAAACCGCCAACTGTTCGTTTTGTGTCACGGATGTTCCATCCTAATA TTTATGCTGATGGGAGTATATGCTTGGACATTCTCCAAAACCAGTGGAGTCCTATATATGATGTTGCTGCTATTCTTACCTCCATCCAG TCTTTGCTCTGTGACCCTAATCCCAACTCTCCTGCAAACTCCGAAGCTGCTCGGATGTACAGCGAAAGCAAGCGTGAGTACAACCGAAGAGTGCGTGATGTTGTCGAGCAAAGCTGGACTGCTGActag
- the LOC108809826 gene encoding aldehyde oxidase GLOX codes for MKEKRFKKNQYTVFLSFFFSFFNLCSTSDLLLPRSPLEILTGGRWDLLQPSVGISAMHMQLLHNNKVVIFDRTDYGPSNLSLPSQTCRNATVFDCSAHSLLYDVASNTFRPLTLRSDTWCSSGSLNSSGSLIQTGGYGVGERVVRIFTPCDGASCDWVENRAYLSSRRWYSTNQILPDGRIIIVGGRRAFTYEFYPKNAGKSVFNLRFLAETRDPNEENNLYPFLHLLPDGNLFIFANRRSISFDFVNHRIVKEFPMIPGGDKRNYPSTGSSVLLPLSLTGENNRSKITAEVMVCGGAPPGAFLKAARTIPKIFVGASRTCGRLRVTDAKPSWVMEQMPSPRVMPDMLLLPNGDVLIINGATNGTAGWEDATNGVLNPVLYLPDEPDPTRRFEILAPTRIPRMYHSASLLLADGRVLIGGSNPHRNYNFTARHYPTELSLEAYLPRYLDPQYAGVRPSIVTVELAGNMLYGKSFAVTFVIPAFGMFDGRVLVRLVAPSFSTHSTAMNQRMLVLRVRRVVQLSVFAYKADVDGPTNSYVAPPGYYMMFMVHRGTPSVAIWVKV; via the coding sequence ATGAAAGAAAAAAGATTCAAGAAGAACCAATACACAgtctttttatctttcttcttctccttcttcaacCTCTGTTCCACGTCGGATTTGCTCCTCCCACGTTCGCCGTTAGAGATTCTCACAGGAGGGAGGTGGGATCTCCTGCAGCCGAGTGTAGGCATATCAGCGATGCACATGCAACTCCTCCACAACAACAAAGTCGTCATCTTTGACCGTACGGACTACGGCCCTTCGAATCTCTCCCTCCCTTCCCAAACTTGCCGAAACGCCACCGTTTTCGACTGTTCCGCGCACTCACTCCTATACGACGTCGCTTCCAACACCTTTCGTCCACTCACTCTCCGATCCGACACGTGGTGCTCATCCGGCTCTTTAAACTCCTCGGGCTCTTTGATCCAAACCGGCGGTTACGGCGTCGGCGAGCGAGTTGTACGGATATTCACACCTTGCGACGGCGCTTCTTGCGACTGGGTTGAGAACAGAGCCTATCTCTCCTCTCGCCGGTGGTATTCCACCAATCAGATTCTCCCCGACGGCCGGATCATCATCGTCGGCGGGAGAAGAGCCTTCACCTACGAGTTCTACCCCAAGAACGCGGGAAAATCCGTTTTCAATCTCAGATTCTTGGCGGAGACGAGAGATCCAAACGAAGAGAACAATCTTTACCcctttctccatcttctcccCGACGGAAACCTATTCATCTTCGCTAACCGGAGATCGATTTCGTTCGACTTCGTCAATCACCGGATCGTCAAGGAGTTTCCGATGATTCCCGGCGGCGATAAACGGAACTACCCCAGCACTGGCTCCTCCGTACTCCTCCCTCTATCCCTCACCGGAGAAAATAACCGATCGAAGATCACGGCGGAAGTTATGGTCTGCGGCGGAGCTCCGCCTGGAGCGTTTCTGAAGGCGGCGAGAACGATCCCTAAGATCTTCGTCGGAGCGTCTCGCACGTGTGGGAGACTGAGAGTGACCGACGCGAAACCGAGCTGGGTCATGGAGCAGATGCCGTCGCCACGTGTCATGCCCGATATGCTGTTGCTACCTAACGGCGACGTTTTGATCATTAACGGCGCGACGAACGGAACCGCTGGTTGGGAAGACGCTACAAACGGCGTTCTCAACCCGGTTTTATACTTACCCGAtgaacccgacccgacccggagATTTGAAATTCTCGCGCCAACTCGGATCCCTAGAATGTACCATTCCGCGTCTCTCCTCCTCGCCGACGGAAGAGTCTTGATCGGAGGGAGCAATCCTCACCGGAATTACAATTTCACGGCGAGGCATTATCCGACGGAGCTCAGTCTGGAGGCTTATCTCCCGCGTTACCTGGATCCTCAGTACGCGGGCGTGAGGCCGTCGATTGTCACGGTTGAGCTCGCCGGGAATATGCTGTACGGTAAGTCGTTTGCCGTTACGTTCGTGATTCCGGCGTTTGGGATGTTCGACGGAAGAGTGTTGGTGCGGCTCGTGGCTCCGTCGTTCAGCACGCACTCGACGGCGATGAACCAGAGGATGCTGGTCTTGCGCGTGAGGCGCGTCGTTCAGTTATCTGTTTTCGCGTATAAAGCTGACGTGGATGGTCCTACTAACTCCTACGTGGCACCGCCTGGGTATTATATGATGTTCATGGTTCACCGTGGAACTCCGAGCGTGGCTATCTGGGTTAAAGTTTAA
- the LOC108809012 gene encoding zinc-finger homeodomain protein 4, which translates to MEIASQEDHDMPIPLNTAFVGGGGGHGHIIHHHHDHHAANSAPPTHNNNNITTQPPQMPLHGNGHGNNHDHRQHQDPHHVSYNAIIKKPMITYKECLKNHAAAMGGNATDGCGEFMPSGEDGSIEALTCSACNCHRNFHRKEVEGETTATAISSYHQPPPPRKLMLNHHNIRSAMPHQMVMPVGVSNYRYMHQSESDDFMEEDGVTTASRPPPYNQKKRFRTKFTPEQKEKMLGFAERVGWKLQRQEDSVVQRFCEEIGVKRRVLKVWMHNNKLHFSKKDNSNNINLEDNDNEKINNVNNVDLSGNIDMTKIVP; encoded by the coding sequence ATGGAAATTGCAAGTCAAGAAGACCATGATATGCCCATCCCGTTGAACACTGCAtttgttggtggtggtggtggtcatGGTCACatcattcatcatcatcatgaccATCATGCTGCTAATTCTGCTCCTCCAactcacaacaacaacaacattacCACTCAACCACCACAGATGCCCTTACATGGCAATGGTCATGGTAACAATCATGATCATCGTCAACATCAAGATCCCCATCATGTGAGTTACAACGCCATCATCAAGAAGCCTATGATAACGTATAAAGAGTGTCTCAAGAATCATGCAGCAGCAATGGGAGGCAATGCTACTGATGGGTGTGGAGAGTTTATGCCCAGTGGTGAAGATGGCTCCATTGAAGCTCTCACTTGCTCAGCTTGCAACTGCCACAGAAACTTCCATAGAAAAGAAGTCGAAGGTGAAACCACAGCCACCGCCATTTCCTCTTACCACCAACCGCCTCCACCCCGGAAACTCATGCTCAACCACCATAATATCAGATCAGCCATGCCTCACCAGATGGTCATGCCGGTGGGAGTTTCTAACTACCGTTATATGCATCAATCGGAGTCTGATGACTTCATGGAGGAAGACGGCGTAACCACCGCGTCTAGACCCCCACCGTACAACCAGAAGAAGAGGTTTAGGACCAAGTTCACGCCGGAACAGAAAGAGAAGATGCTGGGTTTTGCTGAGAGAGTTGGGTGGAAGTTACAAAGGCAAGAAGATTCAGTTGTTCAGAGATTCTGTGAAGAGATTGGAGTGAAGAGAAGAGTCCTTAAGGTTTGGATGCACAACAATAAGCTCCACTTCTCCAAGAAGGACAATAGCAACAACATTAATCTCGAAGACAACGACAACGAAAAGATCAACAACGTTAACAATGTTGATCTGTCTGGTAATATCGACATGACTAAGATCGTCCCATAA